CTTCCTCTGAAACGCTTAGCAGCCTTCTCCTCcgtccccatctctccctgccttcctctctctccaactcctcctcctctctgtcatcgCTGACCTCCTCCCAATCCTCCACACCTCTCTTCCGCCCTTTCCTCCCAcgctcccccctctcctcctgtctgaACCCCACACTCCTAACCGCAACCCCAGCTGCCTCCGCTCTCCGTccgtccctccccctctctctgtccttctctctgtccctctttctctctgtcatctctctccTGGGGTTCTCCTCTTTTCCCCCCCTGGCTATCGGGGCACCCCTCTGATCTTCATGGCTCCTTGGCCCCGCTCCTGTCTCGGCTTCATGGGGGCCGTGACTGATCATGGACACTGGCCTGCGTCCTGCTGCTCCTCTGGCTCCTCCGATGTCCCTCGGCAGGTACTGCGCCTCCACCCCTGCTGGGGACTGGGCGTACCCCAGCGTGCTCATGAGGCCTGATATGGACCCCAGCAGACCGTCCAGCCCAGTGGAGAAGTGGAGCAGGGAGGTCTGGAGGTAGGGGCAGAGGGTGGAGCGGGCCAGCTCCCTGACCGCCCCCAGCAGGACAAAGTAGGCCCTCTGGTTCTGGGCCAGCCTAGCGCGGTTCTCCAGGCCCCGCCACAGCTCCAGACGGGTGGCCGCGCTGGGCAGAGTCAGGGCCGTGCTGTTGGGCCGCGGGGGAGAGAAATC
The window above is part of the Esox lucius isolate fEsoLuc1 chromosome 4, fEsoLuc1.pri, whole genome shotgun sequence genome. Proteins encoded here:
- the clcf1 gene encoding uncharacterized protein clcf1, with amino-acid sequence MLLTLLLVVAVATGQGPDPSLSLANERTSIERTYELTIYLEHQLREIKRTYLSYLGPPFSDPDFSPPRPNSTALTLPSAATRLELWRGLENRARLAQNQRAYFVLLGAVRELARSTLCPYLQTSLLHFSTGLDGLLGSISGLMSTLGYAQSPAGVEAQYLPRDIGGARGAAGRRPVSMISHGPHEAETGAGPRSHEDQRGAPIARGGKEENPRREMTERKRDREKDRERGRDGRRAEAAGVAVRSVGFRQEERGERGRKGRKRGVEDWEEVSDDREEEELEREEGRERWGRRRRLLSVSEEGEMPDQQSSHPQQNLLDDNNKLFSYTFHYHPQPPGGAGEGVTEEEQYFIRESSSILSSSASLHPPRRSSRSLFAPTLHPPLSLFYPFEAGEGHTLLSSSPLLAVRPALNDFSRKVEGFWVLRELQSWLWRSAKDFTRLKKRLRV